The Lasioglossum baleicum unplaced genomic scaffold, iyLasBale1 scaffold0021, whole genome shotgun sequence genome contains a region encoding:
- the Trx gene encoding histone lysine N-methyltransferase trithorax, translating to MGRSKFPGKPPKTVTRKRIKVLGQPETVQTDSVTVAENIYYGLSLFNETFGDNEKEHPPFHGFSTKEANLSVSYIKTQQHDTENATVKSPPDAKENSVSKSSNEQITIADVKNSPSNTETNVEPLCDKIKDPTEDVKKDVTVLNSKCASKFHRSRTRRSCKNIKFSNFMKTPVLKSVNNILDQHQRTRQLRNSTAKRLLQRAKSNGNNVRNITAQCGDKPNAVRKFILPVRSAHSSRVIKPNKRFIEELEEISGVESSENEVGMHMKKAKFTLNKICNQDSKLKDGNVNKSCTKLKDKDVRNKSKKVIQHTSSDAQTVLPCAKTSEKLAASVQDAQISKVNNMDIKRTNVSNKNKVIKTASSESNSTQDCSQNTIRKSQNFKLNVSKSQKPVSVPTKVLPESNVPSSESSRIQTRSGTQSEVTGLEVQAKFDDATKTKETSGKSQDNSDNRAIIAEGNSDNFDTESTLSESGSEHSNHTEDEQSEWTGMKLNGGKVILRKARLKLDNKCVGGTEGPFSTTNNNNNVTGGNTNLGLTGTIKCGVCGAVRFYRFVKQARKFGIHSCESCRKFISKMIKRQACAKSTNNTLPVLQCHKGDGLCLVPPVVRSQQWNLMRCVYKARCPACWLKMCLKCYNIPSSLRMSLNALLPPMMRDPLSIPLSLSQQDNDSQGQKLISSKLGWPAEDSSEKNLFKSAMNWRNMEMGQKTSCQGTGGFLYTKLDKFDSSLNMSPSKKRRKNNRIKVRKKIKNPMFSLPSISQCPQPLRQRLELKGPRVKHVCRSASVALGQPIATFPSVEGKEDTESNKHIPKTLKESDRSEKKDCAKEKEPAKQNDENIVNQNTVNVTQQSNLKRGKSQQSILTSNFQVAPKSNNDSVHTVSIDFWEQYDPSEVGAKGFALIGSELFHIPAICYLCGSAGKEPLIHCQCCCEPYHAFCLEPSEWNACAQPNWCCPRCTICQSCHLRSGPKLSCIRCRQSFHHSCLSKSGVSARLYNPERPFVCQTCVKCKSCGSEGVNVHVGNLPLCSMCFKLRQQGNYCPLCQRCYNENDFDTKMMECSECSYWVHARCEGLSDERYQILSYLPDSIEFTCSQCSLNPNSVWRNAIEAELKAGFIGVIKSLSKNRKACAALKWSPRKECLCRPIPNVRKLEFSNEKTDLSTIGNKEILNSEESEESNNEKSKDSESGSNNSKSDTTNKTNDDQPADCSNRRGLRRLRQKFHLKECSVRVKNCALKDNQDSDKKDSVAQENSNSNSNDTECHCLDQQIIVRPSPTLMSVKRKVNNNEYKTLLQFHVDMGHVINGTGTKELIDAYHAILQEVFPWFSPKSIKNTNGKVNNTLIPTKDDRQDDSSHAKLDDSILEVWKEEVMKAPKAIAAKTANLYNVHVEDSRSCCLCKGLGDGQETKEGRLLYCGQNEWVHSNCALWSNEVFEEIDGSLQNVHSAISRGRLIRCTECGKKGASVGCCAKNCSSTYHYPCARNVGLALNYDKTVFCSLHLNNCSHKTLQNENDFSLRRPVYVELDRKKKKYAEPSKVKVMIGSLMIDYLGTVIPEYSDTIEKVIPCDYKCSRLYWSTVNPFKIVRYYIRTYVQVYVPEISPDLENNITIDHSKEQEKEDLLNMQKTEFLAVKQTLDALIDTVCNKEVDENLAEQNNTDLLPPELKEAIFEDLPHDLLDGISMQDIFPKMSYEDFLAMDLKNDGTLLTDLFKDDMLTTSEVDEIIKPPENKISKVDPSLLELGAHNDLWVHLETKTSVQDLVDDLLNSKNQKRGGRELKRSKSEVMSNSPLVVGGQRHHQRSCSLTWSCKLDSTYGPSIKRRKLSRNSSMTKSSETSVMVLDSQNERPPTLHELRIPDGIMVTVGRANTPNILSDSVRELKYCIEDASGINRRVLSTSREDGKEHKRLFWHTRQQPRILQVDGTVDPSSASECSSPEYNIEEKTARVRVPEPLSIPQLDGINDESSCDSNEFSLSTEKDSNSSTKTSNNILRSKRIYGFLRSHLAKNNEKSQKSTIHLFKENNLKLNLEIPQLDGADDISSDDECISPQLVESEKINVTSQCDAPLDHIDRPVTCKRCRCTYRTQDSYNRHLTHCDIMITSDSDSETMDNKLASPDSRFSPSVGSVSPQFITLSPSEGHTLSSDYPDMQATSPLEASVPSPHPAIQIEPIAQAIITPQIHTHATVETVHQTVLTSNDMIVQTQYTRTTTTLPNATVLPQESTVQITEITDPPSVTSDSSITQNIINTPVNSPDGASSQTVPSPQVSPTFSSTGVQTANNESQATSVQSTKLVKSRSPRAPKSRAKGVKTQIVKNTAQPHNGHSRFQPMQNNTPVIQLQQAQRASGPTVILQQVAPPGIMSAYVETLQQQSGQNFQYLTTIGGQHEAAFKPQFITTNHLVPGAYIQAPSDNLLALQNGGISILPGVQIAQTQPTVLGTIIQQQPSAIQCGVISSEQLLLSSTPTLEMFTDSTGSMFLSNQPMYYGLETIVSNTVMSSSQFMTGTVPQVLASSYQTTTQVFQASKLMEPIVDVQTVPGVPTVTAVQAVQNVPGVPAVPSVPNVANVPSVPNIPNVPNMGSIPNVSSVPNVPNVPAIPTIPTVPSVSNITNITNIPTVSNIPTIPKVPTIPNASSIPTIRNVPSASSIPSASTVPSTSNVPSVLGIPNVPTAPSIPGIPTVPSVSNMSNIPSTPAALPSTPSVPSIPAVPTIQNVSNISTLQSNVQSMGNIPNIPAAVPSGYVVVNQSTPIAEPIAPPQINISATSEQNFASTTCNSILPVSCQSVEPMTSIQPPDTCPSEPQIVTNVTSSPKLLQNSIPTIPRVAVRPSPVSNSTQLNNGPWKMTEPLFGTEQVMNNCVRPYFDSKHVSENTNMIKSSISSKILPLPNHCITQRDIIVNKLNHDVNNVHNNYISAVPNSNNINISVSNNPVITSSTVQNKITMSTSNVPTSRPMNRVLPMQAVTPKQDTMKVTPKTEIIEEPTKPVIKPAEPEPKQELVESKKQIVEDIAPTEKNPETTMNEMNETLKLNTETIEKVKENIKLELDKEKLQNASLKIVLQKQLQDGSYKITHNMKTVAQNKKSPQVTSVEILPSKQVPPQIASLQLLPIKTFTLKANKIDEKVRPIDNNKFNLLKTKTPPVAVKKPRIISKSIKSVPPNLQNTQTHKSPVKGPTLMYEIKSQDGFSHTASSMAEVWETVFQAVQNARKAHNLPPLPHNPLVENLGLENNATVYLVEQLSDVNRCTKYKPKFHSLAPPKTGDVESDLPKACDNGAARAEPFNGRKVHDMFSWLASRHRQQPKMIAISEAESRRVASTNLPMAMRFRILKETSKESVGVYHSHIHGRGLFCLRDIEAGEMVIEYAGEVIRASLTDKREKYYDSKNIGCYMFKIDDHLVVDATMKGNAARFINHSCEPNCYSRVVDILGKKHILIFALRRIIQGEELTYDYKFPFEDIKIPCTCGSRRCRKYLN from the exons ATGGGAAGGTCCAAGTTTCCCGGGAAGCCGCCGAAGACGGTCACCAGGAAACGGATCAAAGTTCTCGGCCAGCCCGAGACAGTCCAAACTGATTCGGTAACCGTCGCCGAGAACATCTACTACGGACTTTCCCTGTTCAACGAAACATTTGGTGACAACGAGAAG GAACATCCACCATTCCATGGTTTTAGCACTAAAGAGGCTAATCTTTCCGTGTCGTACATCAAAACGCAACAACATGACACAGAAAATGCAACTGTTAAATCACCACCTGATGCTAAAGAGAATTCTGTATCAAAATCATCGAACGAACAAATCACAATCGCAGATGTTAAAAATTCTCCTTCGAATACTGAAACTAATGTAGAACCGTTATGCGATAAAATCAAGGACCCAACAGAGGACGTTAAGAAAGATGTAACTGTACTTAATTCGAAATgcgcttctaaatttcatagatCTAGAACTCGCAGAAGTTGCAAAAACATTAAGTTCTCGAATTTCATGAAAACGCCGGTTTTAAAATCGGTGAACAATATCTTGGATCAGCATCAGCGAACAAGACAGTTGCGTAATAGTACTGCAAAAAGGTTACTTCAGAGGGCAAAATCTAACGGTAACAATGTTCGCAATATCACAGCCCAATGCGGAGATAAACCGAATGCAgtaagaaaatttattttaccaGTCCGAAGCGCCCATTCGTCGAGAGTTATTAAGCCAAATAAAAGGTTTATCGAAGAATTAGAAGAGATTTCTGGCGTAGAGTCTAGCGAAAATGAAGTTGGTATGCACATGAAGAAAGCTAAATTTACGTTGAACAAGATTTGTAATCAGGATTCAAAATTAAAGGATGGAAATGTTAATAAGTCGTGTACAAAATTGAAAGATAAGGATGTAAGGAATAAGAGTAAGAAAGTAATTCAGCATACAAGCTCCGATGCCCAAACTGTATTACCGTGTGCAAAAACTTCTGAGAAATTAGCAGCTTCTGTACAAGACGCACAAATATCAAAAGTTAATAATATGGATATAAAGAGGACTAACGTATCGAATAAAAACAAAGTGATAAAAACTGCATCGAGCGAATCGAATAGTACTCAAGATTGTTCGCAAAATACAATTAGGAAaagtcaaaatttcaaattaaacgTATCTAAAAGTCAAAAACCAGTTTCTGTTCCTACGAAAGTTCTTCCTGAATCCAATGTTCCAAGCTCAGAGTCTTCCAGGATtcaaacaagatcaggaactcAAAGTGAAGTCACTGGTCTAGAAGTTCAAGCGAAATTCGACGATGCAACAAAAACAAAGGAAACTAGCGGAAAAAGTCAAGATAATTCTGATAATAGAGCTATAATTGCAGAGGGAAATTCAGATAATTTTGACACTGAAAGTACATTGTCCGAAAGTGGAAGTGAACATAGTAACCATACCGAAGATGAACAGTCGGAATGGACTGGAATGAAATTAAATGGCGGAAAAGTGATTTTAAGGAAGGCAAGATTAAAATTAGATAACAAGTGTGTCGGTGGAACTGAAGGACCCTTTTCgacaacaaataataataataatgttactGGTGGAAATACTAATTTGG GATTAACAGGTACTATTAAGTGTGGTGTGTGCGGGGCTGTACGGTTTTACCGATTTGTGAAACAAGCCAGGAAATTTGGTATTCATAGTTGTGAATCTTGTCGGAAGTTTATTAGCAAAATGATCAAGCGACAAGCTTGTGCAAAATCTACGAATAATACTCTACCAGTTCTTCAATGCCATAAGGGAGATGGTTTATGCTTAGTTCCACCTGTTGTACGAAGTCAGCAATGGAATCTCATGAGATGTGTTTATAAAGCTAGGTGTCCGGCATGTTGGTTGAAAATGTGTTTAAAGTGTTACAACATTCCTTCCTCATTAAGAATGAGCTTAAATGCATTACTACCGCCGATGATGAGAGATCCTTTGAGTATTCCTTTATCATTGAGTCAACAAGATAACGATAGTCAAGGGCAAAAATTGATATCTTCGAAATTAGGTTGGCCTGCAGAAGACAGTTCTGAGAAGAACTTATTCAAGTCAGCTATGAATTGGAGAAACATGGAAATGGGTCAGAAAACCAGCTGTCAAGGCACCGGTGGTTTTCTGTATACAAAATTAGACAAAT TCGACTCATCGCTAAATATGTCACCTagtaaaaagagaagaaaaaataaCAGGATAAAAGTAAGGAAGAAAATCAAAAATCCAATGTTCTCCTTACCGTCTATAAGCCAATGTCCACAACCCCTTAGACAGAGACTTGAATTAAAAGGGCCGAGAGTAAAACATGTTTGTCGAAGCGCAAGTGTTGCACTTGGTCAACCAATAGCTACTTTTCCTTCAGTAGAAGGGAAAGAAGATACGGAGAGCAATAAGCACATTCCGAAAACATTGAAGGAAAGTGATAGGTCGGAGAAGAAAGATTGTGCTAAAGAAAAAGAACCAGCGAAACAAAATGATGAAAATATTGTAAACCAGAATACTGTGAACGTAACCCAACAATCCAACCTGAAAAGGGGAAAATCTCAACAAAGCATTCTAACATCTAATTTTCAAGTG gcACCTAAATCGAATAACGATTCGGTGCATACAGTGTCTATAGACTTCTGGGAACAGTATGATCCATCAGAAGTCGGTGCAAAAGGTTTTGCCCTGATTGGTTCAGAACTCTTTCATATTCCTGCTATTTGTTACCTTTGTGGAAGCGCTGGAAAGGAGCCA CTGATCCATTGTCAGTGCTGTTGTGAGCCATATCATGCCTTTTGTTTGGAACCCAGTGAATGGAATGCTTGTGCCCAACCAAATTGGTGCTGTCCTCGGTGTACAATATGCCAATCCTGCCATCTAAGATCTGGTCCAAAATTGTCTTGCATTCGTTGTCGTCAATCATTTCATCATTCGTGTTTGTCGAAATCTGGTGTTAGTGCAAGACTTTATAATCCCGAAAGACCGTTTGTTTGTCAAACTTGTGTCAAGTGTAAAAGTTGTGGTAGTGAAGGAGTTAATGTTCACGTGGGCAACTTACCATTATGCTCCATGTGTTTTAAATTGCGTCAACAAGGAAACTATTGCCCTCTGTGTCAAAGGTGTTACAACGAAAATGATTTTGATACGAAG ATGATGGAATGTAGCGAATGTTCTTATTGGGTGCACGCCCGTTGCGAAGGACTTTCAGATGAGCGGTATCAAATTCTTAGTTATTTACCTGATTCAATTGAATTCACATGCAGTCAATGTTCCTTGAATCCTAATTCAGTTTGGAGGAATGCTATAGAGGCTGAACTTAAAGCCGGTTTTATAGGAGTGATAAAATCATTAAGTAAAAATCGAAAAGCTTGTGCTGCTTTAAAATGGAGTCCACGAAAGGAATGTCTGTGCAGACCTATTCCGAACGTAAGGAAATTAGAGTTTTCAAATGAAAAGACAGATTTGAGTACAATCGGTAATAAAGAAATTCTTAATTCTGAAGAATCTGAAGAATCAAATAACGAGAAGTCTAAAGATTCAGAATCTGGTTCTAATAACTCAAAATCTGACACAACAAATAAAACAAACGACGATCAGCCTGCTGATTGTTCTAACAGAAGAGGTTTAAGACGACTTAGACAAAAGTTTCACCTTAAAGAATGCTCCGTTCGAGTTAAAAACTGTGCTTTAAAAGATAATCAAGACAGCGATAAAAAGGATTCGGTAGCTCAAGAAAATTCGAATAGTAATTCGAACGACACAGAATGTCATTGTTTGGACCAGCAAATCATTGTTAGACCTTCACCCACGTTAATGTCGGTGAAACGAAAAGTGAACAACAATGAATACAAAACATTATTACAGTTTCATGTTGATATGGGACATGTAATCAATGGCACTGGAACTAAAGAATTGATCGACGCTTATCATGCAATTTTGCAAGAGGTGTTTCCATGGTTTAGTCcgaaaagtattaaaaacactAATGGTAAAGTTAACAACACATTAATTCCCACCAAGGATGATAGACAAGACGACAGTTCTCATGCGAAACTTGACGATTCTATATTAGAAGTATGGAAGGAAGAAGTAATGAAAGCGCCGAAAGCAATCGCGGCTAAAACGGCAAACTTGTACAACGTTCACGTTGAAGATAGTAGATCGTGTTGTTTGTGCAAAGGTTTAGGCGATGGTCAGGAAACAAAGGAAGGACGATTGTTGTATTGCGGACAAAATGAGTGGGTACATTCGAATTGTGCACTTTGGTCGAACGAAGTATTTGAAGAAATCGACGGTTCTTTGCAAAATGTTCATAGTGCTATCTCGAGAGGACGTTTAATTCGTTGCACCGAATGTGGAAAGAAAGGTGCGAGCGTTGGTTGTTGCGCGAAAAATTGCAGTAGTACCTATCACTACCCTTGTGCAAGAAACGTTGGACTTGCTTTAAATTATGACAAAACAGTATTTTGTTCTTTGCATTTGAACAACTGTTCGCATAAAACATTGCAAAACGAGAATGATTTTAGTTTAAGAAGGCCGGTGTATGTAGAACTGGATCGTAAGAAGAAAAAATATGCAGAGCCAAGTAAAGTAAAAGTTATGATAGGTTCCCTGATGATCGATTACTTAGGTACAGTTATACCAGAGTATTCTGACACAATTGAGAAAGTTATACCATGCGATTACAAATGTTCTCGATTATACTGGTCCACGGTGAATCCATTTAAAATTGTCAGATATTACATCAGAACGTATGTGCAAGTTTATGTACCAGAGATTTCTCCTGATCTAGAGAATAACATAACTATCGATCACTCTAAAGAACAAGAAAAAGAAGATCTGTTGAATATGCAGAAAACTGAATTTTTAGCTGTGAAACAAACATTAGATGCTCTGATTGATACAGTTTGTAACAAGGAAGTCGATGAGAACTTGGCAGAACAAAATAACACAGATCTTTTACCCCCAGAATTGAAAGAGGCCATATTCGAAGATCTGCCACATGATTTGTTAGATGGTATTTCCATGCAGGATATATTTCCTAAAATGTCGTACGAGGATTTTTTAGCAAtggatttaaaaaatgatggtaCATTATTAACCGATTTATTTAAAGATGATATGCTAACAACATCCGAAGTCGATGAAATCATAAAACCACCGGAAAACAAGATTTCGAAAGTAGATCCTTCCTTGTTGGAGTTAGGAGCTCATAATGATCTTTGGGTACATCTGGAAACGAAAACTTCGGTTCAAGATTTAGTGGATGATTTGTTAAATTCGAAAAATCAAAAACGTGGAGGTAGAGAATTAAAAAGATCCAAGTCAGAGGTAATGTCGAATAGTCCGTTGGTTGTTGGAGGACAAAGACATCATCAACGATCTTGTAGCTTAACTTGGAGTTGTAAATTAGACAGCACGTATGGTCCCAGTATAAAAAGGAGGAAGTTATCGAGGAACTCGAGTATGACGAAATCTAGCGAAACAAGCGTAATGGTATTAGATTCACAAAATGAACGTCCACCCACTTTGCACGAGTTAAGAATTCCAGATGGTATTATGGTTACTGTGGGCAGAGCGAACACGCCTAACATCTTATCTGATTCCGTGAGGGAATTGAAGTATTGTATTGAAGATGCAAGTGGTATTAATCGTCGTGTACTCTCTACAAGTCGTGAAGATGGGAAAGAACATAAGCGACTATTCTGGCATACAAGACAAcagccgcgaatattacaagtCGATGGGACTGTAGATCCAAGCAGTGCTAGCGAATGCAGTTCACCGGAATATAATATCGAAGAGAAAACGGCAAGAGTACGTGTGCCAGAACCCTTGTCCATCCCACAATTAGATGGTATCAACGATGAATCCTCTTGCGATAGTAATGAATTTAGTTTGTCCACTGAAAAAGATTCCAACTCCTCTACAAAAACGTCGAACAACATTTTACGATCAAAACGAATATATGGGTTCCTTAGATCACACTTGGCCAAAAATAATGAGAAATCGCAGAAAAGCACAATTCATTTGTTCAAAGAGAATAATTTGAAGCTAAATTTAGAAATTCCGCAATTAGACGGTGCCGATGATATTTCCAGTGACGACGAATGCATATCACCGCAACTTGTAGAAAGTGAAAAGATCAACGTTACCTCTCAGTGTGACGCGCCGCTTGATCATATAGATCGTCCGGTAACTTGCAAACGATGTCGTTGTACCTACAGAACTCAAGATAGTTATAATAGACACTTGACACACTGTGATATCATGATTACAAGCGACAGTGATTCGGAAACCATGGATAATAAATTGGCATcgcctgattctagattttctCCGAGCGTTGGTTCTGTGTCTCCACAATTTATAACGCTATCACCTTCGGAGGGACACACCCTTTCTTCCGACTATCCAGACATGCAAGCTACATCTCCTCTAGAAGCCTCTGTACCGTCTCCTCATCCGGCAATTCAAATTGAACCAATTGCACAAGCGATTATTACACCGCAAATTCATACGCATGCCACTGTGGAAACTGTGCATCAAACAGTATTAACATCCAACGATATGATTGTACAAACGCAATACACTAGAACAACAACCACATTACCAAACGCTACAGTATTACCTCAGGAGAGTACTGTTCAAATAACAGAAATCACAGATCCGCCATCTGTTACAAGTGATTCTAGTATTACACAGAATATTATTAACACACCAGTGAACTCTCCTGATGGCGCAAGTTCTCAAACCGTTCCAAGTCCGCAAGTATCGCCGACGTTTTCTTCAACCGGTGTACAAACTGCAAATAACGAATCGCAAGCGACGAGTGTTCAATCAACGAAATTAGTAAAGTCAAGAAGTCCAAGAGCACCAAAGTCTCGAGCAAAAGGAGTTAAAACACAAATTGTGAAGAATACCGCGCAGCCTCATAACGGACATTCTAGATTTCAACCAATGCAGAATAATACTCCGGTTATACAGCTGCAACAAGCTCAAAGAGCAAGTGGGCCAACAGTAATATTACAGCAGGTAGCGCCGCCTGGTATTATGTCCGCGTATGTGGAAACGTTGCAACAACAATCTGGACAAAATTTTCAGTATCTAACAACAATTGGTGGGCAACACGAAGCAGCATTTAAGCCTCAATTCATAACAACTAATCATTTAGTTCCTGGCGCATACATACAAGCACCGTCTGATAATTTATTAGCATTACAAAACGGAGGTATCTCGATATTACCAGGTGTACAAATTGCCCAAACTCAACCAACGGTTTTAGGAACAATTATACAACAACAACCTAGTGCAATTCAGTGTGGAGTTATATCGTCTGAACAACTACTGTTAAGTTCAACCCCGACGTTGGAAATGTTCACAGACTCGACTGGCAGTATGTTTCTTTCAAATCAACCAATGTATTACGGTTTAGAAACTATCGTGAGCAACACAGTAATGTCTTCCAGTCAATTCATGACTGGCACAGTACCACAGGTGTTGGCAAGTAGTTACCAGACAACGACGCAAGTTTTTCAAGCCTCCAAGCTCATGGAACCTATTGTGGATGTTCAGACCGTTCCAGGCGTTCCGACTGTAACGGCAGTACAGGCAGTGCAAAATGTACCCGGAGTACCTGCGGTGCCCAGCGTACCTAATGTTGCTAACGTGCCCAGTGTACCCAATATTCCCAATGTACCCAATATGGGTAGTATACCGAATGTATCCAGTGTACCCAATGTTCCGAATGTACCCGCAATACCAACTATACCGACAGTTCCCTCTGTATCCAATATAACAAACATAACAAATATACCCACTGTATCCAATATACCAACAATACCCAAAGTACCCACTATACCTAATGCATCTAGCATACCTACTATACGCAATGTACCTAGTGCATCTAGCATACCTAGTGCATCTACCGTACCTAGTACATCTAACGTACCTAGCGTACTTGGTATACCCAATGTACCTACTGCACCTAGCATACCTGGTATACCTACTGTACCTAGTGTATCAAATATGTCAAATATACCTAGCACACCTGCTGCTTTACCTAGTACACCTAGTGTGCCTAGTATTCCTGCAGTACCTACCATTCAAAATGTATCCAATATTTCCACGCTGCAATCCAATGTACAATCTATGGGAAATATTCCAAACATACCTGCTGCGGTACCCAGTGGATATGTGGTAGTAAACCAGTCAACACCTATAGCAGAACCGATTGCACCGCCGCAAATTAATATATCTGCAACGTCTGAACAAAACTTTGCATCGACCACATGCAATAGCATATTGCCTGTATCATGTCAGAGTGTTGAACCAATGACATCGATACAGCCACCAGATACATGTCCATCTGAGCCTCAGATTGTAACAAACGTGACATCATCTCCAAAGCTGTTGCAAAACTCGATACCAACAATACCAAGGGTAGCTGTACGCCCAAGTCCAGTCTCTAACTCGACACAGCTAAATAACGGACCATGGAAAATGACAGAACCACTATTTGGTACGGAGCAAGTAATGAACAACTGTGTTAGACCGTATTTTGACTCGAAGCATGTATCAGAGAATACCAATATGATAAAATCTAGCATATCATCTAAAATACTCCCCTTACCTAATCACTGTATAACTCAAAGGGATATAATTGTAAATAAGTTAAATCATGATGTAAATAATGtgcataataattatattagtgCTGTACCGAATTCTAACAATATTAATATAAGTGTAAGTAATAACCCAGTTATCACTAGTTCGactgtacaaaataaaattacgATGTCTACGAGCAATGTACCGACAAGTCGACCGATGAATAGAGTATTACCTATGCAAGCCGTAACTCCGAAACAAGATACGATGAAAGTAACACCAAAAACTGAGATAATAGAAGAGCCAACGAAACCAGTGATTAAACCAGCAGAACCGGAACCAAAACAAGAACTGGTGGAATCGAAAAAGCAAATCGTCGAGGACATAGCACCAACAGAGAAAAATCCCGAAACGACTATGAACGAAATGAATGAAACTCTGAAGCTGAATACTGAAACAATCGAGAAAGTAAAGGAAAATATCAAGTTAGAACTAGATAAAGAGAAATTACAGAACGCCTCGTTGAAGATAGTATTACAGAAGCAGCTACAAGACGGTTCTTACAAAATTACACACAACATGAAGACAGTTGCACAGAATAAAAAATCTCCACAAGTAACGTCCGTAGAAATATTACCATCGAAGCAAGTACCTCCTCAGATAGCCTCCTTGCAATTGCTACCAATAAAAACGTTCACATTGAAAGCGAACAAAATTGATGAAAAAGTGAGACCAATAGATAACAACAAGTTTAATCTGTTGAAAACGAAGACTCCACCAGTTGCTGTCAAGAAGCCAAGAATCATAAGCAAATCAATTAAATCTGTTCCACCAAACTTACAAAACACACAAACGCATAAGTCTCCTGTGAAAGGACCGACACTAATGTACGAAATAAAGTCGCAAGATGGATTCTCTCACACCGCTTCCTCAATGGCCGAAGTATGGGAGACCGTATTTCAAGCAGTACAGAACGCTAGGAAGGCTCATAATTTACCACCGTTGCCTCATAATCCTCTTGTTGAAAATTTGGGCTTGGAAAACAATGCCACGGTATATCTAGTGGAACAGTTGTCAGACGTGAACAGGTGTACTAAATACAAACCGAAGTTCCATAGTCTAGCGCCACCTAAAACAGGAGATGTGGAAAGTGATTTACCAAAAGCGTGCGACAATGGTGCTGCTCGCGCAGAACCATTTAATGGACGGAAAGTTCATGACATGTTTAGTTGGTTAGCGTCCAGGCACAGGCAGCAACCAAAAATGATAGCCATTTCAGAAGCCGAGTCcag ACGGGTGGCAAGTACAAACTTGCCAATGGCAATGCGATTTAGGATACTTAAAGAAACGTCGAAAGAATCGGTTGGTGTTTACCATTCTCATATACATGGAAGAGGTTTATTTTGCTTAAGAGATATTGAAGCCGGAGAGATGGTTATTGAGTATGCTGGCGAG GTGATTCGAGCCTCTTTGACCGACAAACGAGAAAAATACTatgacagtaaaaatattgggTGTTATATGTTTAAAATCGACGACCACTTAGTTGTTGACGCTACAATGAAGGGAAATGCAGCGAGATTTATAAATCACTCATGCGAG